The Desulfobacterales bacterium genomic interval CATGCCCGGATTTCCGGGACCCGGATGGAAGCCGATATCTGCTGCCGTAAAAAGGCCATCAGGTGATCGCATCGCTTTGTCCGGGTGCTGATATAAGCGCCGGGCGAATTTAACTCATCGGTAAGCATGGATTTGAGTGCCGGGTATTCGTTGAACGGATGCAGCGGCATGGCAGTTTCATCCCAACCGGGTGCTTTTAAAAAGGCGCGGGCAGACACGGCAAAGATGCGTTTCACGTCTTTGTCCCATCCGGTTTGAAGGCAGGCCCTGAAGTCCTGGATGATGTCATTGAGTTCGGTTTCCAGTACCCGGTCGCATTCGGTCAGCACCACAAACAGCTGATCTTTGGGGTAGGCGTCCACAAAAGGACGCATGAAATCGATATGGTCGCGGCGTTTGGGATTTCGGGCGGAAAATCCGCACAGCAGCACGTCGGTATGGTGGAGTATCTGTCCGATCAGTTCATGGTGCCGGAGGTTTTCAGCACTGTCGGTATCCGGGGTGTCGATCAGGATCATGTTCGGGAAGGCATGGGCATCCGGGCCGGACACCACGCGGATCGTTTCGCTTCCCATGTCATCGATCAGAAACCGCGCATCCTCCCGCTGCTCGCAGAGAACAACAAAATTGCGGGTGGTCGGCCGCTGATGCCCGGTGGGCGATAGATCGTCCATTCCGGCGATGGCGTTAAACAGGGTGGATTTTCCGATTCCCACGCCGCCGATGATTGTCACGACCAGCTTTCGGTCCATCCGCTCGGCGATGGAGGAGAGGGTCTCTGAAATCAGACGGCACTGGGCCAGCAGGGATGCGCGGGGCTTCCATCCGGTCAGCGGCTCCAGGGCCTGTATGATAGACTCAAGTTCCTGCTGAAGCCCGGCAATGCGGCCCTCAGCTTTGATCAGTGTTTCTTCGTGAATCATGGACTAATGACGCTCCTGTGTGGATGATATCGGTAATCATATTCTCGACCGATTCCAGCATGGCCGACAGCTGTTCACAGCGCTTGTCGATGTTGATGAAAAAATCGCCGGATATGCGGGTGTCGAAAAAGCGGGATAGATCATTTTTCCGGATCTCCAGCCATTTTTCGGCTACCGGCCGGATCAGGCGTTGCAGCTGCAGCCGGTCAGCCTCGTTGAGCCCGGTTGACACGGGAAGTGCAATCAGGGCGGCTAAATCATGCATTCCAAAAAGGCCGCTGATTTTCGCAAGAATTGTCCCGCCGGCCACTGCATCCCCGGTGGTAAATATGTATACCACGGCCAGCGCGCTGGGAATGGCGTTCAGGGACGCGAAAAGGGTTTCCCGGTACCGGTTCCAGCGACCCATGGCACCCCGGAAGCCGATGATGTGATCTTTGAGTTCCGCTTTGATGGCTTCCGGCATAATGCCGAGCTCACCGGCTGCCTGCTCGACCGACTGCCGGACCATGTTCCAGTCCATATCCGTGAGCGGCCCCTTGAATTCATCTGCCGCCGGATGGGCCTCGGCCGTGATACGCAGCGTTATCTGATCCGATGCGCGTTCACACAGGGGAAGGGCTCTGCCCTTCAGATCCTTAAGTTTCCGGATTCTGTCTGTCCGGCGTATCATGCCGGCACCATTCGGATCGGTGGCCGTGGTATTGACGCTCAGCGTCTGATCCAGCAGCCGGGACCGGAACCGGTTGCAGGCCTTCAGACAATCGCTCTCGAACGTCAGGCCCGGATCTTCGGGGACTGTTTTTTCGGGAAGGGGTTGTGAAAATCTGTTTTTCAGCCATTTTACCGGGCTGCCGGCAATGTTGCCCATCCGGCGGAGGCCTTTGACCAGGCCGGGACTGGTCTGGCACCACAGCTCATGGGTGTATGCCACGATATCATGAAGCGGAATGGAGGATATGGAATCTGCAACGGCGCGGCTCTTCGCCACTTTGCACATATCGGTGTAGAGCAGCAGCTTTTCATGCGACAGGCGGCATTGCTCGAGGCTGTTCCGGGCGGTCTGAACGGCATCGGCCAGCGCGCTGTGAATGTAATCGCCCCGGATGTCCCGGGGCGTCAACCGGCCCAGCAGGTCATTCAGGCTGTGCTCCGGGGTGTCAACCGGCTTAAGTTCCATCAGCCGGTCACCGGATGCCACCTCATTGCAGTCGCTGGTACGGTAATATCCCAGGACGTAGTCGGCAAAATCGTCACCATAAAGGTTTTGAGCCAGAACGTGAGCATGTTCGATGACTTCCTCGTCGGTAAAGGAATCATACACCCGGTAGACCAGCACGCATTTTTTCCTGCCGATCTGCGTCAGCATCCGGGAGACGAACCGCTGGCCGTCCAGGTTGTTATAGGTGGCATTCGTAAAAATAAATACCAGCACATCGGCGGCTTCCAGAACCTGCCTCGCACTGTCCCGGTTGTCATATTGCCCGCTGCTGCCGGTATCAAAATCAGGGGTGTCGATGAGAATATAGTTCGGATTGATTTCATCGGAGGCCACATATACCGGGGGTCCGGTAACGATCAGGTCTTCGGCGGATGTCAGGGGGAGGGGAATGCAGCCGAACGGTTCAAACAGGATGCCGAGAAAATCGTCCCGGTTCATCATCGATCCGTGACCTGCGGCCAGTACCCGCCGGGTCAGACCCGCCTTTCCGGCTACAGCCGAAAGCCGGCATCCGATGATGGAATTAAACAGCGTGGATTTGCCGGTGCTGCCGCCGCCGCACACCGCAACCAGCAGTGGAAACTCCGGATCGATCCGGGGCAGCAGTTTGGTGTCCAGAACGTTCATCCAGCCGGAAAGATCGATT includes:
- a CDS encoding 50S ribosome-binding GTPase, encoding MIHEETLIKAEGRIAGLQQELESIIQALEPLTGWKPRASLLAQCRLISETLSSIAERMDRKLVVTIIGGVGIGKSTLFNAIAGMDDLSPTGHQRPTTRNFVVLCEQREDARFLIDDMGSETIRVVSGPDAHAFPNMILIDTPDTDSAENLRHHELIGQILHHTDVLLCGFSARNPKRRDHIDFMRPFVDAYPKDQLFVVLTECDRVLETELNDIIQDFRACLQTGWDKDVKRIFAVSARAFLKAPGWDETAMPLHPFNEYPALKSMLTDELNSPGAYISTRTKRCDHLMAFLRQQISASIRVPEIRA
- a CDS encoding 50S ribosome-binding GTPase, which gives rise to MQTDSENLHRSLSNLRRRLPEVVRQLQLTDEIDLSGWMNVLDTKLLPRIDPEFPLLVAVCGGGSTGKSTLFNSIIGCRLSAVAGKAGLTRRVLAAGHGSMMNRDDFLGILFEPFGCIPLPLTSAEDLIVTGPPVYVASDEINPNYILIDTPDFDTGSSGQYDNRDSARQVLEAADVLVFIFTNATYNNLDGQRFVSRMLTQIGRKKCVLVYRVYDSFTDEEVIEHAHVLAQNLYGDDFADYVLGYYRTSDCNEVASGDRLMELKPVDTPEHSLNDLLGRLTPRDIRGDYIHSALADAVQTARNSLEQCRLSHEKLLLYTDMCKVAKSRAVADSISSIPLHDIVAYTHELWCQTSPGLVKGLRRMGNIAGSPVKWLKNRFSQPLPEKTVPEDPGLTFESDCLKACNRFRSRLLDQTLSVNTTATDPNGAGMIRRTDRIRKLKDLKGRALPLCERASDQITLRITAEAHPAADEFKGPLTDMDWNMVRQSVEQAAGELGIMPEAIKAELKDHIIGFRGAMGRWNRYRETLFASLNAIPSALAVVYIFTTGDAVAGGTILAKISGLFGMHDLAALIALPVSTGLNEADRLQLQRLIRPVAEKWLEIRKNDLSRFFDTRISGDFFINIDKRCEQLSAMLESVENMITDIIHTGASLVHDSRRNTDQS